AGGGCCAGGAAGGGGACGTACTCGTCCGCCATCTCGTCGATGACGCGGAGCTTCTGTTCCAGGTCCATCTCGTCGGGGAGGGGTTTCGCGCAGGCGTCCTGGTAGCAGTGGAGGCACTTGAGGTTGCAGGCCTGGGTGAAATTCCAGACCACCATGAGGGGCATGGCGAACTTCTGGGGGGTGACGAGGCCGAACTCCCCGATGCTCCGGGAGGTGTTGACCAGGGCCCGCAGCGTGGGGCGGTGGTGGAAGAGCTTGAACTTCGTCATCTCCGCGTTCGCTTTCCGCTGGGTGAGCAGGTGCTCGATCACCGTGTGGAAGGGGTAGAACCGGAGCCGGTCCCACAGGGGCGCCGAGGGGTTCTCGTAAGAGTACATGAGTCTCTCGAGGAGGGTCCCGCCGTTGCGGTTCCGACGCGACAAGAACCCGAGCACCTTCCGGACCCTGGGGCTCAGCAGAAACTGCTCGACGCTGTTGTTCTGGGATTTCAGGATCGACTGCTTGTCTTCCATGCTCCAGCTCCTTGCGACAGCCGCGCAATATACAACGCGGGGCGGCCGAAATCAATTCAAAAGCGGCCCCCGTCCGTTAAAATGCGGGTGGAACGCCGTATTCGCTTTGCATTTGCAAGCCTTATGCGCTAAAATGAATCAGGATCGTTCGGTGGCGTGAAATGGCTTCGAGAAAATTGTCCATCCAGAAGGAAATCGCGTTCATCGCCCTCATCGTGGGAAGCGGCGTGATTGCCGTCTTCGCCGTCGTCGGGCAGCACGGCCTGCTCCGCCTCCAGGCCAAGGACGCGGAGTACCAGACCTACGCCGCGCGCAAGGCCGAACTGGAGGCCGAAAACGAGGCCCTGAAGGCTCGCAACCGCAAGCTGCAGGACGATCCGGCCACACTCATGCTCGAGATCCGGAAGCGTCTGGGTTACGCCCTGCCGGACGAGATTGTCTTCCAGGACACGCGCCCCGCCCAGGGGGCCGACCCGGGATACGCCGCGGGGAAGGAGGGCGCCGCGGCCGGCAGCAAGCACGAGGGTCCCGTGACCCCCGCCGGCTCGCCCGTCGAAGCGGCAGCAGCCGGGGCGGCGTCCGGCGGGTCGGGGAAAGCCTCCCGGCCGGCGGAGCAACGCGAGAATTCTGCGGGAGCGAGGTGAGCGATGAGAAGACGACTTGACCGCTCGAAGTTCCGGGGAATTATCCTGGGGGCCGCCATCGGGGATGCCATGGGGATGCCGTACCAGTTCCTTCACCCGCAGGTCGTGAGGGAGTCTTTCCCCGAACCGGTTCCCCACTTCCAGCGCGCCCCCGAGGGACACGTCAACGCCCAGTACGACAAGGGTCAGTACACGGACGAGACCCAGTTGATGATGATGGTCATCGAGACCATCCTGGAGCGGAAGGCCATCGACCCCGACCGGGTGGCCCAGGCCATGGTGCGCCTCTACCAGGAGGAGGGGTGGGTCACCCCGGGGCGGTCAATCCTGGCCGCCTGCCGGCGCCTGAGGGACGGCGCCCCCTGGCACCAGTCCGGCGGGTACCAGGACGGGAGCAAGCCCCTGGCCTTCGTGCCGCCGTCCGTGCTCTTTCTCCACCGGAACCTGGACGGGTCCCTCGAGCAGGTGCTCTCGCTGGCCCGGATCATCCTGCGCGAGTCGCGCGTCATGAGTGCGTGCCAGTGTTTCAGCATGCTCCTGCACAACATCATGCAGTGCAAGGGGGAGGAGGAGCTGGTCCCCGCCGTCCGGAAAACCGGGCGGGAGATGCAGCGGTTCGACCCCTCTTTCGACGAGATCCTCCAGTGGGTCGTCACCCTGCTGCCGTCTTCCATGGAGGAGGGCCTCCAGGAGCTCGGAACGGGGTACAGCGTGCTGGAAAGCCTCTTCTCGGCGCTCTTCACCTTCCTGAAACACCCGAGGGGCTATGCGGAGGCGGTGTCCAGGGTCGTGTACGCCGGGGACGCCGCGGACAACCTGGGGTTCCTCACGGGGGCGTTCCTGGGCGCCTTCAACGGGATCGAGGGCATCCCCGCCAACCTCCTGGAAGGGCTCCGGGACTCCCGGCTGATTCTCGAACTCGCGGATCAGCTCTACTCGGCATCCTCCGCGTCGTAACCGTACTGCTTCAGCTTCAGGCGGAGGGTTTTCCGGTCCAGGCCCAGGACCCGGGCCGCCATGGACTTGTTCCCCTCGACTTCCTTGAGAACGTGAAGGATGTAGATCCGCTCCACCTCGTCCAGCGGGAGCAGCCCGCCGTGGCCGGCCCGGGGCAGGAGCGGCTCCAGGAGGCGCTCATCGCGGACGCCCGTCGAGACCCGCGACGGGAGGGACTCCAGCGTGATGACGGGGGTCGGGGTCAGCGTCGCCGCGGATTCCACCACGTGGGCGAGTTCCCGCACGTTGCCGGGCCAGGCGTAGGAGAGAAAGGCCCGCAGGACCTCCTCCGAAAAAAGGAGTCCCTTCCGCCGGTTCCGCTCCTGGTACTGCCGGAGGAAGAAACCGGCGAGCAGGGGGATGTCCGCCGGGCGTTCGCGGAGGGGTGGGAGGGTCAGCCGGACCACGTTCAGCCGGTAGTACAGGTCCTCCCGGAAACGGTTCTCCCGCATCATCGCCTCGAGGTCGCGGTGCGTCGCGGCCAGGATTCGGACGTCCACGTGGATCTCGCGGGTGGACCCCACGCGCCGCACCTCGCCGTCCTGGAGGACCCGGAGCAGCTTGGCCTGCATGGGGAGCGGCATTTCCCCGATCTCGTCCAACAGGCACGTCCCCCCGTTGACCGCCTCGAAGATCCCCGCGTGGGCCTTGTCGGCGCCCGTGAACGCCCCCCGTTCGTAGCCGAACAGTTCGCTCTCCAGGAGCGTTTCGGTGATGGCGCCGCAGTTGATGGCGATGAAAGGCTTGTCGCGGCGGAAGGAGTTCTCGTGGATGGCCCTCGCCACCAGTTCCTTGCCGGTCCCGCTCTCCCCCTCGATCAGCACGGTGGTCTCGGTGTTGGCGACC
The sequence above is a segment of the Acidobacteriota bacterium genome. Coding sequences within it:
- a CDS encoding septum formation initiator family protein; the protein is MASRKLSIQKEIAFIALIVGSGVIAVFAVVGQHGLLRLQAKDAEYQTYAARKAELEAENEALKARNRKLQDDPATLMLEIRKRLGYALPDEIVFQDTRPAQGADPGYAAGKEGAAAGSKHEGPVTPAGSPVEAAAAGAASGGSGKASRPAEQRENSAGAR
- a CDS encoding ADP-ribosylglycohydrolase family protein produces the protein MRRRLDRSKFRGIILGAAIGDAMGMPYQFLHPQVVRESFPEPVPHFQRAPEGHVNAQYDKGQYTDETQLMMMVIETILERKAIDPDRVAQAMVRLYQEEGWVTPGRSILAACRRLRDGAPWHQSGGYQDGSKPLAFVPPSVLFLHRNLDGSLEQVLSLARIILRESRVMSACQCFSMLLHNIMQCKGEEELVPAVRKTGREMQRFDPSFDEILQWVVTLLPSSMEEGLQELGTGYSVLESLFSALFTFLKHPRGYAEAVSRVVYAGDAADNLGFLTGAFLGAFNGIEGIPANLLEGLRDSRLILELADQLYSASSAS
- a CDS encoding sigma-54-dependent Fis family transcriptional regulator; amino-acid sequence: MTQHAILVVDDDEGARELLSEALLRDGYAVTGAGSAEEAMEVLGGGAFDLVITDVHMDGQTGIDLTRFISEHHPGTLVVVVTAFGSSDVTIQAVRAGAFDFIPKPFQLEKIRRIVSNALAKRDRIVADSLVEPAASVRSSTGRLIGTSEKMIDVFKLIGRVANTETTVLIEGESGTGKELVARAIHENSFRRDKPFIAINCGAITETLLESELFGYERGAFTGADKAHAGIFEAVNGGTCLLDEIGEMPLPMQAKLLRVLQDGEVRRVGSTREIHVDVRILAATHRDLEAMMRENRFREDLYYRLNVVRLTLPPLRERPADIPLLAGFFLRQYQERNRRKGLLFSEEVLRAFLSYAWPGNVRELAHVVESAATLTPTPVITLESLPSRVSTGVRDERLLEPLLPRAGHGGLLPLDEVERIYILHVLKEVEGNKSMAARVLGLDRKTLRLKLKQYGYDAEDAE